Proteins co-encoded in one Nicotiana sylvestris chromosome 7, ASM39365v2, whole genome shotgun sequence genomic window:
- the LOC104248717 gene encoding probable protein phosphatase 2C 10 isoform X1, whose product MDSLCCFNSGNSQLAGGRSSCGKGRSHQGPAKYGFSLVKGKANHPMEDYHVAKFTQLRGGELGLFAIYDGHSGDNVASYLQKHLFSNIINEEDFWADPHSSILKAYERTDEAILSHNPDLGQGGSTAVTAMLINGRKLWIANVGDSRAVLSRRGQAIQMSVDHEPHTERSSIENKGGFVTKMPGDVARVNGQLAVSRAFGDKNLKSHLRSDPDVRNIDVDGNTDLLILASDGLWKVMSNQEAVDIAKKVKDPQKAAKQLVIEALTRESKDDISCIVVRFKG is encoded by the exons ATGGATAGTTTATGCTGCTTCAATTCTGGAAACTCACAG CTTGCAGGAGGACGGTCATCATGTGGCAAAGGAAGAAGCCATCAAGGGCCTGCAAAGTATGGGTTCAGCCTCGTTAAGGGGAAAGCAAATCATCCGATGGAGGATTATCATGTTGCTAAATTCACTCAGTTGCGCGGAGGGGAACTTGGACTTTTTGCTATTTATGATGGGCATTCTGGAGATAATGTGGCTTCCTATTTACAGAAGCATTTGTTTTCCAATATCATAAACGAG GAGGACTTTTGGGCCGACCCTCATAGCTCAATCTTAAAAGCTTATGAGAGAACAGATGAGGCTATTCTTTCACATAATCCTGATCTTGGACAAGGAGGGTCAACTGCAGTGACTGCAATGCTTATAAATGGACGAAAGCtatggatagcaaatgttggAGATTCCAGAGCAGTGCTTTCGAGGAGGGGGCAGGCGATACAGATGAGCGTTGATCACGAACCGCACACTGAGCGGAGCAGCATCGAAAACAAAGGTGGCTTTGTCACAAAAATGCCAG GAGATGTTGCTAGAGTGAATGGTCAACTGGCTGTTTCTCGTGCTTTTGGAGACAAGAACCTGAAATCACACCTGCGTTCTGATCCTGATGTAAGAAACATCGATGTTGATGGAAATACAGATCTTCTCATCCTTGCAAGTGATGGTTTATGGAAG GTAATGTCTAATCAAGAGGCAGTTGACATCGCGAAGAAGGTTAAGGACCCACAGAAGGCAGCCAAGCAATTAGTCATCGAAGCGTTGACCAGAGAAAGTAAAGATGATATCTCATGCATTGTTGTCCGATTTAAGGGGTGA
- the LOC104248717 gene encoding probable protein phosphatase 2C 10 isoform X2 yields MDSLCCFNSGNSQLAGGRSSCGKGRSHQGPAKYGFSLVKGKANHPMEDYHVAKFTQLRGGELGLFAIYDGHSGDNVASYLQKHLFSNIINEEDFWADPHSSILKAYERTDEAILSHNPDLGQGGSTAVTAMLINGRKLWIANVGDSRAVLSRRGQAIQMSVDHEPHTERSSIENKGGFVTKMPGDVARVNGQLAVSRAFGDKNLKSHLRSDPDVRNIDVDGNTDLLILASDGLWKVSFCSNIQ; encoded by the exons ATGGATAGTTTATGCTGCTTCAATTCTGGAAACTCACAG CTTGCAGGAGGACGGTCATCATGTGGCAAAGGAAGAAGCCATCAAGGGCCTGCAAAGTATGGGTTCAGCCTCGTTAAGGGGAAAGCAAATCATCCGATGGAGGATTATCATGTTGCTAAATTCACTCAGTTGCGCGGAGGGGAACTTGGACTTTTTGCTATTTATGATGGGCATTCTGGAGATAATGTGGCTTCCTATTTACAGAAGCATTTGTTTTCCAATATCATAAACGAG GAGGACTTTTGGGCCGACCCTCATAGCTCAATCTTAAAAGCTTATGAGAGAACAGATGAGGCTATTCTTTCACATAATCCTGATCTTGGACAAGGAGGGTCAACTGCAGTGACTGCAATGCTTATAAATGGACGAAAGCtatggatagcaaatgttggAGATTCCAGAGCAGTGCTTTCGAGGAGGGGGCAGGCGATACAGATGAGCGTTGATCACGAACCGCACACTGAGCGGAGCAGCATCGAAAACAAAGGTGGCTTTGTCACAAAAATGCCAG GAGATGTTGCTAGAGTGAATGGTCAACTGGCTGTTTCTCGTGCTTTTGGAGACAAGAACCTGAAATCACACCTGCGTTCTGATCCTGATGTAAGAAACATCGATGTTGATGGAAATACAGATCTTCTCATCCTTGCAAGTGATGGTTTATGGAAGGTGTCATTTTGCTCCAACATTCA GTAA